The following proteins are encoded in a genomic region of Gimesia algae:
- a CDS encoding lactate racemase domain-containing protein, with product MTETVKIELNYGFNGTFQCEIPSERLIYYHQAPPGIDNVASRMTQVLNSPLELPPLDLAVVPGDKITIAVDYQAPVAAEIINAVWDYFCDCGIEAGDVTILQTRSESNALQEKLKAAVTSELQEHASWVIHDPDSKEEVGYLGTSAGGERIYLSRHLLEADFILPIEKVGFDPLIGYAGGGSSIYPGLSSQEAIIKSRGQSHRELTPAESRPLRQLIDEIGWMLGLQYSLQVIPAGGQTTAEIVFGSLEATFRKAKQLLDEYWKLEPEYKSEMVIIAVEDGPTGHQWNQLGSVLETARNLVTQDGRIVLLTQIDSELGEGLQILSRCHEPLDAIKPLRDSQPGDLLAATQMALTGDWALICLLSKVSSDEVEDLFVIPLEDEAEVQRLLQSDETVSVIASAQYAYGHLKQG from the coding sequence ATGACGGAAACGGTCAAGATAGAATTAAATTATGGCTTTAACGGTACATTTCAATGTGAAATTCCATCCGAGCGGCTGATCTATTATCACCAGGCACCTCCCGGCATCGACAATGTTGCTTCCCGGATGACGCAGGTATTAAACAGTCCCCTGGAATTACCCCCGCTGGATCTGGCGGTTGTACCTGGGGATAAAATCACGATTGCCGTCGATTATCAGGCACCAGTTGCTGCCGAAATCATTAATGCGGTCTGGGACTACTTTTGCGATTGTGGAATCGAAGCCGGTGATGTGACTATTCTGCAGACACGTTCAGAATCGAATGCCCTGCAGGAAAAATTAAAAGCAGCAGTGACCTCCGAACTGCAGGAACACGCATCATGGGTGATCCATGATCCGGACTCCAAAGAAGAAGTCGGCTACCTGGGAACTTCGGCTGGGGGAGAACGAATCTATCTGTCGCGGCATCTGCTCGAAGCGGATTTCATTCTACCAATTGAAAAAGTCGGCTTTGATCCATTAATCGGTTATGCAGGTGGCGGCAGTTCCATCTATCCGGGTCTTTCCTCGCAGGAAGCGATTATCAAGAGCCGCGGACAGTCACATCGCGAACTGACTCCTGCGGAAAGTCGTCCGTTGCGTCAGCTGATTGACGAGATAGGTTGGATGCTGGGGCTGCAGTACAGTCTGCAGGTCATCCCCGCCGGTGGGCAGACCACAGCGGAAATTGTATTTGGCAGCCTCGAAGCAACTTTCAGAAAAGCCAAACAGTTACTGGATGAGTACTGGAAACTGGAGCCGGAATACAAGTCAGAGATGGTAATTATAGCCGTCGAGGATGGCCCCACCGGCCATCAGTGGAATCAACTGGGCAGCGTACTGGAAACCGCCCGTAATCTGGTGACTCAAGATGGACGTATTGTCCTGCTGACACAGATCGACTCCGAGCTGGGTGAAGGGCTGCAGATTTTGTCCCGCTGTCATGAACCGCTGGATGCGATCAAGCCTCTGCGCGATAGTCAGCCGGGAGATCTTCTGGCCGCGACCCAGATGGCATTGACGGGAGACTGGGCGCTGATCTGTCTGCTCAGCAAAGTCAGCAGTGATGAAGTGGAAGACCTGTTTGTTATTCCGCTGGAAGATGAAGCGGAAGTGCAGCGACTGTTGCAGTCAGATGAGACCGTGTCTGTCATCGCCTCCGCGCAATATGCCTA
- a CDS encoding RNA polymerase sigma factor: protein MTEDDQLMIRIQSGELRAFDELVEKYQGPLIGFFFRNTRDSQLSEDLSQETLLRVYNQSWDYLPQGRFRGWMYRVARNLLIDNIRRQSHDALIKAYTGKQADEDDSLNRLACEVVSPEEKANIKELALIVDGLLATIPEDQRLTFTLHHYSELTLNEVAEVMETNLATAKSRLRLAREKLREKLTLMGVTGPQKN, encoded by the coding sequence ATGACAGAAGACGATCAATTAATGATTCGAATTCAAAGTGGCGAGCTGCGCGCGTTTGATGAACTGGTTGAAAAATATCAGGGCCCGCTGATTGGTTTTTTTTTCAGAAATACCCGGGACTCCCAGCTTTCAGAAGACCTGTCTCAAGAAACATTGCTGCGTGTTTATAACCAGTCGTGGGATTATCTGCCCCAGGGACGATTCCGGGGCTGGATGTATCGGGTAGCCCGCAACCTGCTGATCGATAATATCCGACGCCAGTCACACGATGCGTTGATTAAAGCCTATACAGGTAAGCAGGCAGATGAAGATGATTCACTCAATCGTCTGGCCTGTGAAGTCGTCTCGCCGGAAGAGAAGGCTAATATCAAAGAACTGGCGTTGATTGTCGATGGACTACTGGCAACGATCCCGGAAGATCAACGTTTAACATTTACACTGCATCATTATTCAGAACTGACACTGAATGAAGTCGCAGAGGTCATGGAAACGAATCTGGCCACAGCCAAGAGTCGACTTCGACTGGCCCGGGAAAAACTGCGAGAGAAATTAACACTGATGGGCGTTACAGGCCCTCAAAAAAATTGA
- a CDS encoding PspA/IM30 family protein — translation MSYFSRLTDIVTCNLTHLLNNAEDPVTEIEQIISEMKEGIAGANRSVKTASSNEQTIQQELSDYERQIFQWKEAAKNALALGDETEARNSLVRKQEVEDLKAGLEQQHQAAVATCEHLTTTLHALEARLAEARRKQLELTEQAGLSETSSQNPPHATDAESPMTLSRSEQIDSELAELKRELGQ, via the coding sequence ATGAGCTATTTCAGTCGGCTCACTGACATTGTTACCTGTAACTTGACTCACCTTCTTAATAATGCGGAAGATCCTGTAACGGAGATCGAACAGATTATTTCTGAGATGAAAGAAGGAATTGCAGGCGCGAATCGCAGTGTGAAAACAGCCTCTTCTAATGAACAGACGATTCAGCAGGAACTGTCTGATTATGAACGTCAGATTTTCCAGTGGAAAGAAGCAGCAAAAAATGCGCTGGCTCTGGGTGATGAAACAGAAGCACGAAACTCTCTGGTTCGCAAACAGGAAGTGGAAGATCTGAAAGCAGGCCTGGAACAGCAACATCAGGCCGCTGTCGCAACCTGCGAGCATTTGACCACGACCCTGCATGCCCTGGAAGCCAGATTAGCAGAAGCTCGACGCAAGCAGCTGGAATTAACGGAACAAGCCGGACTTTCAGAAACATCGTCACAAAATCCCCCGCATGCCACCGATGCTGAATCTCCCATGACTCTCTCCCGCTCAGAACAGATCGATTCGGAACTGGCTGAATTAAAGCGGGAACTGGGCCAGTAG
- a CDS encoding BPSS1187 family protein, producing MYQKSLCLLVLLTLVISSPLQAAERTLRYRDRKPQEYKLTARASKIDPRTKEHPEIDYVFEAKGKPQDVEHAVVDTRVKPRGKLVIWLMGYNSQLFDRLSSYGLHAIQVHYANRWFSKVCRENPVGETCRGNVRLEAATGEDYSDQVSIPHPDGMKERALQFVKWLAKENPQGQWNYYLTPDGKDLRWEDVIMAGSSHGSTTAARFAKHQKVSRVVMFCGPRDQLQNWQMLPSATPTNRYFGFSHVLDGGWTADHYCRSWELIGLNEFGPIVNVDKAKPPYGNTRRLITDFDVKNNTRRAHSSVVPGGNAGKNAKGQYIHEAVWRYLFTEPVDKVGKPVPLDPGCEKNQRDS from the coding sequence ATGTATCAGAAATCCCTGTGTCTCCTCGTTCTGCTCACTCTCGTTATTTCATCCCCCCTGCAGGCGGCTGAGCGTACGCTGCGCTATCGCGATCGCAAACCTCAGGAATACAAGCTGACGGCCCGCGCCAGCAAAATCGACCCCCGCACGAAAGAACATCCGGAGATCGATTATGTCTTCGAAGCGAAAGGTAAGCCACAGGACGTGGAACATGCTGTGGTAGATACCCGCGTCAAACCACGCGGCAAACTGGTAATCTGGCTGATGGGTTACAACAGCCAGCTGTTTGACCGGCTCTCCAGCTACGGCCTGCATGCCATTCAGGTACATTACGCCAACCGCTGGTTCTCCAAAGTCTGTCGCGAAAATCCCGTCGGCGAAACCTGTCGTGGTAATGTCCGTCTGGAAGCAGCAACCGGTGAAGATTACAGCGACCAGGTTTCGATCCCCCACCCAGATGGCATGAAAGAACGGGCATTACAGTTTGTGAAATGGCTGGCAAAAGAAAACCCGCAGGGTCAGTGGAATTATTACCTGACTCCGGATGGGAAAGATCTTCGCTGGGAAGATGTGATCATGGCAGGCAGCTCGCACGGTTCCACAACGGCGGCCCGGTTTGCAAAACATCAGAAGGTCAGTCGCGTGGTCATGTTCTGTGGCCCGCGCGATCAACTGCAGAACTGGCAGATGCTGCCTTCCGCGACTCCCACGAACCGCTACTTCGGTTTTTCGCATGTTCTGGATGGCGGCTGGACTGCCGACCATTACTGCCGCTCCTGGGAATTGATTGGCTTGAATGAATTTGGCCCGATCGTGAATGTAGACAAGGCAAAGCCGCCCTATGGAAATACCCGGCGTCTGATTACCGACTTCGATGTGAAAAACAATACCCGTCGCGCCCATTCCTCTGTGGTCCCTGGGGGCAATGCAGGGAAGAACGCGAAAGGCCAGTACATTCATGAAGCAGTCTGGCGTTACCTGTTTACCGAACCGGTTGACAAAGTAGGAAAGCCAGTGCCCCTGGATCCTGGCTGCGAGAAAAATCAACGAGACAGCTGA
- a CDS encoding class I SAM-dependent methyltransferase has product MRELMNRKTQYVIRGGVEGRERLRVLGRVMQESTARLIDQVNLTEGMACLDVGCGGGDVSRELARRVAPAGKVVGVDIDETKLSIARQEAAEQGLTNIEFRLSDAREIPTVPEYDLVYSRFLLTHLKDPVSAVRSFLKQLRPTGYLVLEDIDFSGSFNYPESPAFQKFFDLYNTVVRHRGGDPNIGQRLPSILRDCGLQDMNVSVVQPTGMHGEVKQLNGLTMENIADAILEDGLATPGEIDEIVRQLYDYAADPKTLSGVPRVIQVWGRLPFA; this is encoded by the coding sequence ATGCGTGAGCTTATGAACAGAAAAACTCAATATGTTATCCGCGGCGGCGTCGAGGGGCGGGAGCGCCTTCGCGTGCTGGGGCGTGTCATGCAGGAGAGTACTGCAAGACTGATTGATCAGGTCAATCTGACTGAAGGGATGGCCTGTCTGGATGTGGGCTGTGGCGGTGGTGATGTCTCTCGCGAACTGGCCCGCCGCGTGGCACCGGCGGGAAAAGTGGTTGGCGTCGATATTGATGAGACCAAACTGTCGATCGCCCGCCAGGAAGCAGCAGAGCAGGGGCTCACGAATATTGAATTCCGTCTCTCGGATGCCCGCGAGATTCCAACGGTGCCGGAGTACGATCTGGTTTACTCCCGATTTCTGCTCACCCACCTTAAGGATCCGGTTTCCGCAGTCAGATCATTTCTGAAACAACTGCGTCCCACCGGTTACCTGGTTCTGGAAGACATCGACTTCAGCGGTTCATTCAACTACCCGGAGAGTCCCGCTTTTCAAAAGTTCTTTGATTTGTACAACACCGTCGTTCGTCACAGAGGCGGCGACCCGAACATCGGGCAACGGCTACCTTCCATATTGAGGGATTGTGGTTTACAGGACATGAATGTCTCCGTCGTTCAGCCCACGGGAATGCATGGTGAAGTCAAACAGCTGAATGGCCTCACCATGGAAAACATCGCTGACGCGATTCTCGAAGACGGGCTCGCTACTCCAGGGGAGATCGATGAGATTGTCAGACAACTCTATGACTATGCCGCAGACCCCAAAACATTATCCGGAGTCCCCCGTGTCATCCAGGTCTGGGGGCGACTCCCTTTTGCCTGA
- a CDS encoding sigma-70 family RNA polymerase sigma factor: MNEVILNNEFFQQLLKHQGQLHAYVLSLVGNTSDAHDLLQDVNQCLLEKQSSFTLGTNFLAWSRKVAFFKIQSYWRDQSRNHILYVDELLNSLSETIECMPDLYNEQIEALKTCITHLPSDKQILMQQRYGQFLPLKQIAEYWGKSEKALGVMLLRVRLRLQDCIQKSIAARSRI; this comes from the coding sequence ATGAACGAAGTCATTTTGAACAATGAATTTTTCCAACAGTTGCTTAAGCATCAGGGGCAGCTGCATGCCTATGTGCTTTCTCTGGTTGGAAACACGTCCGATGCCCACGATTTACTACAAGACGTGAATCAATGTCTGCTGGAGAAACAAAGCAGCTTTACGCTGGGTACGAACTTCCTGGCCTGGTCACGAAAGGTAGCTTTCTTCAAGATTCAGTCATACTGGCGCGATCAGAGCCGAAACCATATACTATACGTCGATGAGCTGCTTAACAGCTTGTCAGAAACCATCGAATGCATGCCTGATTTATATAACGAACAGATAGAAGCACTCAAAACGTGTATTACCCACTTACCGTCAGACAAACAGATACTCATGCAGCAACGATACGGACAGTTTCTGCCTCTGAAACAGATTGCTGAATACTGGGGAAAATCTGAAAAAGCGTTAGGCGTGATGCTGCTGCGTGTCAGACTGCGGCTGCAGGATTGCATCCAGAAATCCATCGCAGCGAGGTCCCGCATCTGA
- a CDS encoding FecR domain-containing protein — protein sequence MIRENSTSWEDPLPKLVALYFDNQLNERELKQLQTRLKSDPEARIFFVQFSTLQTQLEWIHTDSSSPQEMTHLPGSIYSRKKNWNLILYVTCCVCLVLGGLFSMHLMTPVAHVFPEPGSVWSSGNITTEEKLLPGSRRHLLRGAIEIRFTSGSVVNLKAPAQFTTHNSNEIFLQAGKLVADVPESGHGFTVETQTGKIIDLGTSFSVNVGAELNTEINVYRGKVQAASSKETEPPREILANEAVQIDSVTNLIQPRDYTSSDFIPLISRDYAVDQFSDNVIFQEQLPDQIAQGEFQVLERDGTIFLFPEKRDILLSENLPVSISQPGDYRAEEQIEKETDFVSRGMKVDCYRIYYDPASNHREMIRAEGVVHFNQPILGLITTKTRLLETDSVLNPLCAGGNCPPHSTSGSRSPGRRRWHASGHIESVRRSQNT from the coding sequence ATGATTAGAGAAAATTCAACCAGCTGGGAAGACCCACTCCCGAAACTGGTGGCCCTGTATTTCGATAACCAATTGAATGAACGCGAATTGAAGCAGTTGCAAACCCGGTTAAAGAGCGATCCGGAAGCACGCATCTTCTTTGTTCAGTTTTCTACCCTGCAGACTCAACTGGAATGGATCCATACCGACTCATCCTCCCCGCAGGAGATGACACACTTACCAGGGTCGATCTATTCCAGAAAAAAGAACTGGAATCTCATTCTATATGTCACTTGCTGTGTCTGTCTGGTTCTGGGGGGCCTGTTCTCCATGCACCTGATGACACCCGTTGCCCACGTATTTCCGGAACCCGGCAGTGTTTGGAGTTCTGGCAATATCACGACGGAAGAAAAATTGCTGCCCGGTTCTCGCAGGCATTTGTTAAGAGGGGCGATCGAAATTCGCTTCACTTCGGGATCAGTTGTGAATCTGAAGGCTCCCGCGCAGTTTACCACTCACAACTCAAATGAAATCTTCCTGCAAGCAGGAAAGCTGGTAGCTGATGTCCCGGAATCAGGTCACGGGTTTACTGTGGAAACGCAGACGGGAAAGATTATTGACCTGGGTACTTCGTTCTCCGTAAATGTCGGTGCTGAACTGAACACGGAAATCAATGTCTATCGCGGCAAAGTCCAGGCCGCAAGTTCCAAAGAGACAGAACCGCCTCGTGAAATCCTGGCAAATGAAGCGGTTCAGATCGACTCGGTTACGAATTTGATTCAACCCCGGGATTATACCAGCAGTGATTTTATCCCACTCATTTCGCGAGATTATGCGGTAGATCAATTTTCTGATAATGTCATTTTTCAGGAACAACTGCCCGATCAGATTGCGCAGGGCGAATTCCAGGTACTCGAACGGGACGGAACGATTTTTCTGTTCCCAGAAAAACGCGATATTCTGCTCTCGGAGAATTTGCCGGTCTCAATTAGTCAACCGGGCGACTACCGGGCAGAAGAGCAGATTGAAAAAGAAACCGATTTTGTCTCGCGAGGCATGAAAGTGGATTGCTATCGGATTTACTACGATCCCGCCAGCAACCATCGTGAAATGATTCGTGCTGAAGGAGTGGTTCATTTTAATCAGCCCATACTTGGTTTGATCACGACAAAGACACGCCTGCTTGAGACAGACTCTGTCTTGAACCCGCTGTGTGCCGGTGGCAATTGCCCCCCCCATTCAACATCAGGAAGTCGAAGCCCGGGTCGAAGAAGATGGCACGCATCAGGACATATTGAGTCTGTCAGAAGATCGCAAAACACTTAA